A region of [Bacteroides] pectinophilus DNA encodes the following proteins:
- a CDS encoding flagellar motor protein MotB: MAKIKKREEKGGGAAWMNTFSDLMNLLLCFFVMLFAMSDPNQEKFQQLSASLASTFSIFNAGSISMGDGVLIGSGASQLNELAIYYNNMGMNSEGEITQEEIKDAAQQIQEAGLQESEHMAENIEKQLEQNMLSDDVEVKATSKYVMLNLNSGILFDSGKSELKTEAVTLLDKVSSILWEYNDNMIAIEGHTDNNPIHNSKYPDNTMLSLYRAYSVFTYLTDQKGFDASTMLATGRGESVPIASNATAEGRAQNRRVEIKIYNSFE, translated from the coding sequence ATGGCTAAGATTAAGAAGAGAGAGGAAAAGGGCGGCGGTGCTGCCTGGATGAATACATTCAGCGACCTTATGAACCTGCTCCTTTGCTTCTTTGTAATGCTTTTTGCAATGAGTGATCCTAATCAGGAGAAGTTCCAGCAGCTTTCAGCATCACTTGCATCTACATTCAGCATATTTAATGCAGGAAGCATATCAATGGGAGACGGCGTTCTTATAGGAAGCGGCGCAAGCCAGCTTAATGAACTTGCGATATATTACAATAATATGGGTATGAACAGCGAGGGAGAGATTACGCAGGAAGAGATAAAGGATGCGGCACAGCAGATTCAGGAAGCCGGACTTCAGGAATCAGAGCATATGGCTGAGAATATAGAGAAGCAGCTTGAACAGAATATGCTATCTGATGATGTTGAAGTAAAGGCTACATCAAAGTATGTAATGCTGAACCTTAACAGCGGTATCCTGTTTGATTCCGGAAAGTCTGAACTTAAGACTGAGGCAGTCACACTCCTTGATAAGGTATCGAGCATACTTTGGGAATATAATGATAACATGATAGCAATTGAAGGCCATACGGATAACAATCCTATTCATAATTCAAAATATCCTGACAATACGATGCTTTCACTTTACAGAGCTTATTCTGTATTCACATATCTTACGGATCAGAAGGGATTTGATGCATCAACGATGCTTGCAACCGGAAGAGGAGAATCAGTTCCTATAGCTTCCAATGCAACAGCAGAGGGACGTGCACAGAACAGAAGAGTTGAGATAAAGATATACAACAGCTTTGAATAG
- the fliQ gene encoding flagellar biosynthesis protein FliQ — protein sequence MTEQDIITIARQTIWIIVQTSMPVLVISMIVGLVISLIQTITSIQEQTLTFVPKMLSIFITLMILGSWMINRIVEFITQLWGNFGQYIH from the coding sequence ATGACTGAGCAGGATATTATAACTATTGCCCGGCAGACTATATGGATAATAGTACAGACATCAATGCCCGTACTTGTTATATCTATGATTGTAGGCCTTGTAATAAGTCTTATACAGACAATTACATCTATTCAGGAACAGACACTTACATTTGTTCCTAAAATGCTTTCTATATTTATAACTCTCATGATACTGGGTTCTTGGATGATTAACAGAATTGTAGAATTCATAACGCAGTTGTGGGGGAATTTTGGACAGTATATTCATTAG
- a CDS encoding flagellar biosynthetic protein FliR: MINYSVALQEFELFILILVRISTFVYAAPFFNTANTPNRVKIGFSFALAILVYTLDLGITYTYSGMLDYAAIVLSEAAVGLLLGYAANASVQIIMFSGHIIDVDMGISMATIFDPTTKTQVGIMSNLYYYLLSLLLIVSGLYRYLVSAIVDTYKVIPIGQAAFRPSLYTTIVDFIGDYFVIGFRIALPMFACMMLLNCILGVLARIAPQMNMFVMGMQLKIFVGIIVVTFTLVMLPSVSNYIFQEIRTIMVQIVNSMTPV, translated from the coding sequence ATGATTAATTATAGCGTTGCATTACAGGAGTTTGAATTATTTATATTGATTTTGGTGCGTATTTCAACCTTTGTCTATGCAGCGCCATTTTTTAATACGGCGAATACACCTAACAGAGTGAAAATCGGTTTTTCATTTGCACTGGCAATATTGGTATATACTCTGGATCTGGGTATTACATATACATATAGCGGAATGCTGGATTATGCTGCAATAGTACTTAGTGAGGCTGCTGTTGGGCTTCTGCTTGGATATGCGGCTAATGCGAGTGTTCAGATTATTATGTTTTCAGGACATATTATTGATGTTGACATGGGTATCTCGATGGCAACTATATTTGACCCGACAACGAAAACACAGGTAGGTATAATGAGTAATCTTTATTATTATCTGCTGTCTCTTCTTCTTATTGTATCGGGTCTTTACAGATATCTTGTATCTGCAATTGTTGATACATATAAGGTTATTCCGATTGGCCAGGCAGCATTTAGACCATCGCTGTATACAACTATTGTTGATTTTATCGGAGACTACTTTGTCATAGGATTCAGGATAGCTCTTCCGATGTTTGCATGTATGATGCTTCTTAACTGCATTCTTGGTGTGCTTGCACGTATAGCACCTCAGATGAACATGTTTGTAATGGGTATGCAGCTTAAGATTTTTGTTGGTATCATTGTTGTTACATTTACTTTAGTTATGCTGCCGTCGGTATCTAATTATATTTTTCAGGAGATACGGACTATTATGGTGCAGATTGTTAATTCCATGACGCCGGTATAG
- the fliM gene encoding flagellar motor switch protein FliM has protein sequence MSEVLSQDEIDKLLSALNSGELDAEEIKNSDERQVKVYDFARPSKFSKEHLRTLEIIFEHFGRLLATNLPGYLRKTVSVDVVNSEVVIYSEFSNALSNPVLLGVVTMPPLKGNIIMEMASNLGYAIIDRLLGGSGNTMDKARDFSEIELTILERIFTICVNLLQEPWQNVVQTSPRLERIETNSQFAQIISPSETIAIVTLSIKIGEVEGLMNICLPFVTLEPVMDKLNTKYWFSTLQDKDDQSYQDAIESLIDRAQIPMKAVLGHSRISVGDFVNLQLGDIIRLDRKVDDELEVYVGNIKKFAALPGYSEDKYAIRITEVIKEESE, from the coding sequence ATGAGCGAGGTTTTATCCCAGGATGAGATAGACAAACTCTTAAGTGCGTTGAACAGCGGCGAGTTAGATGCCGAAGAGATAAAAAATAGCGATGAGCGTCAGGTTAAAGTATATGACTTTGCAAGACCATCCAAGTTTTCTAAGGAGCATTTAAGAACACTCGAGATCATCTTTGAACATTTTGGAAGATTACTTGCAACAAACCTTCCGGGATATCTGAGGAAGACAGTAAGTGTAGATGTAGTCAATTCTGAAGTTGTTATCTATTCAGAGTTTTCCAATGCACTTTCTAATCCGGTGCTGCTCGGCGTTGTAACCATGCCGCCGCTTAAAGGCAATATTATCATGGAGATGGCATCTAATCTTGGATATGCAATTATAGACCGACTGCTTGGCGGTTCAGGTAATACCATGGACAAAGCTAGAGATTTCTCGGAGATTGAACTTACAATACTTGAGAGAATATTTACAATATGTGTTAATCTGTTACAGGAACCTTGGCAGAATGTTGTACAGACTTCACCAAGGCTTGAGAGAATAGAGACCAATTCACAGTTTGCACAGATTATATCTCCGAGCGAGACAATTGCAATTGTAACGCTCAGTATTAAGATAGGAGAGGTGGAAGGCCTTATGAATATATGTCTTCCGTTCGTTACACTTGAACCTGTCATGGACAAACTTAATACTAAGTATTGGTTCTCTACATTACAGGATAAAGATGACCAGTCATATCAGGATGCGATTGAGAGCCTGATTGACAGGGCACAGATTCCAATGAAGGCTGTGCTCGGACATAGCAGGATATCAGTTGGAGATTTTGTTAATCTTCAACTTGGAGACATTATCAGGCTTGATAGAAAAGTCGATGATGAATTAGAGGTATATGTCGGCAATATTAAGAAATTTGCGGCACTTCCGGGATATTCGGAGGATAAATATGCCATAAGAATAACAGAAGTGATAAAGGAGGAGAGCGAGTAA
- a CDS encoding flagellar biosynthetic protein FliO, which yields MAFLKISSGTIDSIAQLISMILIFIFVLALTYFTTRFVGSYQKNKMAGSNVNVLETFRISNNKYIQIIKIGKKYFAIAVCKDTITYLCELDGEDLIYNSTTTESHSDSFKAILDKLKKDKPED from the coding sequence ATGGCATTTTTGAAGATTTCGTCCGGTACAATTGATTCAATTGCACAGTTGATTTCTATGATTCTGATATTTATATTTGTGCTTGCACTTACATATTTTACAACGAGATTCGTTGGCAGTTATCAGAAGAATAAGATGGCCGGCAGTAATGTCAATGTATTGGAGACATTCAGAATTTCTAATAATAAGTACATTCAGATAATTAAGATAGGTAAGAAGTATTTTGCCATTGCAGTATGCAAGGATACGATAACGTATCTTTGTGAACTGGATGGAGAGGATTTGATTTATAACAGTACAACAACTGAATCTCATTCCGACAGCTTCAAAGCTATATTGGATAAGTTAAAGAAGGACAAGCCAGAAGATTAG
- the fliP gene encoding flagellar type III secretion system pore protein FliP (The bacterial flagellar biogenesis protein FliP forms a type III secretion system (T3SS)-type pore required for flagellar assembly.), translating to MLRFIKKHGRVISKAAMLVAVVIVVCLCTAGTASATQATTAAQETATAAGSNNNNNLINFSVAAGDGSDMASVLQMLLVLTIISLAPSILMLLTSFTRIVIVLHFTRAALGVQTIPPNQVLIGLSIFLTFFVMSPTFTQVYDSAIKPLSNNEITTEQAFDAGIKPMRAFMLKQVSTKDLDTFLNIAGTEAGSIENEDDIPLNVLIPAFIISELRIAFIIGFLIYIPFIVIDMVVSSVLMSMGMMMLPPTTISMPFKILLFVMADGWNLVIGNLMQTFS from the coding sequence ATGTTACGATTTATTAAAAAGCATGGAAGAGTCATAAGTAAGGCAGCCATGCTGGTTGCGGTAGTAATTGTCGTATGTCTGTGTACGGCAGGTACTGCTTCGGCAACACAGGCAACGACAGCCGCCCAGGAGACGGCAACAGCGGCAGGCAGCAATAATAATAATAATCTTATTAATTTTAGTGTTGCGGCCGGTGATGGAAGTGATATGGCAAGTGTATTACAGATGCTTTTAGTGCTTACGATAATATCACTGGCACCATCAATATTGATGCTGCTTACGTCATTTACGAGAATCGTTATAGTTCTTCACTTTACAAGAGCTGCGTTAGGTGTGCAGACGATTCCGCCTAATCAGGTACTGATTGGCTTGTCTATATTTTTGACCTTTTTTGTCATGTCGCCTACATTTACACAGGTGTATGACAGTGCAATAAAGCCGTTATCTAACAATGAGATTACAACCGAGCAGGCATTTGATGCAGGAATAAAACCGATGCGTGCATTTATGCTCAAGCAGGTTTCAACGAAGGACCTGGATACATTTCTTAATATTGCGGGCACAGAGGCAGGAAGCATTGAGAATGAGGATGATATTCCGCTTAATGTCCTGATTCCGGCTTTTATAATAAGCGAGTTGAGAATAGCATTTATTATAGGTTTCCTTATATATATTCCGTTTATTGTTATAGATATGGTGGTTTCATCGGTACTTATGTCGATGGGTATGATGATGCTCCCGCCTACGACGATATCAATGCCGTTCAAGATACTGCTGTTTGTAATGGCTGACGGATGGAATCTTGTTATAGGTAACCTTATGCAGACGTTTTCATAA
- a CDS encoding flagellar basal body-associated FliL family protein, which translates to MKKSMLNVITLALVLINLVLTVILTFSIVSTTKKTDNLITKVAEIIDLDVGGGISSNNSGSSLAVSDMETVDVKNSDDSTKITLSLLDSNNKIHYAQVSVVLTLNKKSRDYSEKRSSIDSGMQLIVNNVNTVVSSYTYDTALQNKSNMEAELLSKLQNLFQTDMIHSVAINLVIS; encoded by the coding sequence ATGAAAAAAAGCATGCTGAATGTAATTACACTTGCATTAGTACTTATCAATCTTGTACTTACGGTGATTCTTACATTTTCAATCGTGTCAACAACTAAGAAGACGGATAATCTTATCACTAAAGTGGCTGAGATAATTGATCTGGACGTTGGAGGAGGAATCTCATCTAACAACAGTGGTTCATCACTTGCCGTGAGTGACATGGAGACTGTTGATGTTAAGAATTCAGATGATTCTACAAAGATAACACTTTCACTTCTTGATTCCAATAATAAGATTCATTATGCTCAGGTAAGTGTAGTGCTTACGCTTAATAAGAAGTCAAGAGATTATTCAGAGAAGCGTTCAAGCATCGACAGCGGAATGCAGTTGATTGTTAACAATGTAAATACAGTTGTGTCATCATATACATATGATACAGCTCTTCAGAATAAAAGCAACATGGAGGCAGAGCTCCTCAGTAAATTACAGAACCTGTTCCAGACAGATATGATTCACAGTGTTGCAATTAATCTGGTGATTTCATAA
- a CDS encoding response regulator, whose amino-acid sequence MAKNILICDDAAFMRMMIKDILTKNGYNIAGEAENGAKAVEKYNELKPDLVLMDITMPEMDGIEALKKIKAGDPNAMVIMCSAMGQQAMVIESIQSGAKDFIVKPFQADRVIEAVKKVIG is encoded by the coding sequence ATGGCAAAGAATATTTTGATATGTGATGATGCAGCATTTATGAGAATGATGATAAAGGACATTCTCACAAAGAATGGTTACAACATTGCAGGAGAAGCTGAGAATGGTGCTAAGGCAGTTGAGAAGTATAATGAACTTAAACCGGACTTGGTACTTATGGATATTACAATGCCTGAGATGGATGGTATAGAGGCTCTTAAGAAGATTAAGGCCGGAGACCCTAATGCTATGGTAATTATGTGTTCAGCAATGGGTCAGCAGGCAATGGTAATTGAGTCTATCCAGTCAGGAGCTAAGGATTTTATTGTTAAGCCTTTCCAGGCAGACCGTGTAATTGAGGCAGTTAAGAAAGTAATTGGTTAG